One part of the Phycisphaeraceae bacterium genome encodes these proteins:
- a CDS encoding DUF1569 domain-containing protein: MTTAAPVNTKTAPHRELEFGSIADIAEELGRIEAAHAAGTLSHTGNWTAGQIMDHCAKLFVAALDGGEKAFPAPMIWLIRAAFFKSAMGPKPMPRGFKAPKSFQPAPEVDFSTGLQHLRSRVNRVLHGEKMTHPSAIFGKMTHDQWEMIQRKHCAMHLGFLKYD, from the coding sequence ATGACCACTGCTGCGCCCGTGAATACAAAGACCGCCCCGCATCGTGAACTCGAGTTTGGCTCGATTGCCGATATCGCGGAAGAACTCGGCCGTATCGAAGCTGCGCACGCAGCCGGAACCTTATCGCATACGGGCAATTGGACTGCGGGACAAATTATGGACCATTGTGCAAAGCTGTTCGTCGCAGCGCTAGATGGCGGTGAAAAGGCGTTCCCGGCACCCATGATCTGGCTCATCCGAGCAGCGTTTTTCAAGTCTGCGATGGGACCCAAGCCCATGCCAAGAGGATTCAAGGCACCCAAAAGTTTCCAGCCAGCACCTGAAGTTGATTTTTCAACAGGCCTACAGCACCTTCGCTCCCGGGTGAACCGGGTTCTACATGGTGAGAAGATGACTCATCCAAGTGCGATCTTTGGAAAGATGACCCATGACCAGTGGGAGATGATCCAGCGCAAGCATTGTGCAATGCATCTT
- a CDS encoding ABC transporter permease — protein sequence MAEQTSTSPVPAPESVTGVQLAQGIGQQEAKGFWADAWSQVFKRPGAVIGMCWVGVVLFFAIYSPILASGHPLLMKKVDETGKMVTSSPLLEHLSSVDIGLMIGGILVPIFLLLPSRIIPLARSTRAIIVLAVGIQIGVAIVAAGIVDAQFFKTRNITPGALKFKNSPFADFKLALMIGAGAAVLCSLLPMLRSWSLRGVVVGIAFLCSVGLLTLRWDTPLETFQYRQQQAQGTVQATYTLIPFSPGQTSTRWFNQPPMTDIATVEGETYRPEMGNATFLLGTDVLGADVLTQLLHASRLSISIGLVSTGLALMIGITMGALMGYFGGGVDMLLFRVLEVFMSVPVLFLLIVAAGVLPQELRSTYVMMAIIGCFTWTGAARFTRAEFMKLRNQDFVQSAKAVGLPLRAIMFKHMLPNGVTPVLVEASFMIASAILIEAILSFLGLGPVGQPSWGKLLNNATGEAGDFLWWLAIFPGGAIFFTVLSYNLIGEALRDAIDPKLRKARV from the coding sequence ATGGCAGAGCAGACAAGCACATCTCCTGTACCCGCACCAGAATCCGTGACCGGTGTGCAGCTTGCGCAGGGCATTGGTCAGCAGGAGGCAAAGGGGTTCTGGGCAGATGCATGGTCCCAGGTGTTCAAGCGTCCAGGTGCGGTCATCGGTATGTGCTGGGTTGGTGTTGTGCTGTTCTTTGCAATCTACTCACCGATTCTTGCGAGCGGACATCCGCTCCTGATGAAGAAGGTTGATGAGACTGGCAAAATGGTGACATCATCGCCGTTGCTCGAACACCTGTCGTCGGTTGACATTGGGCTGATGATTGGTGGCATCCTTGTCCCAATCTTTCTGCTCCTGCCTTCGAGAATCATCCCGCTGGCCCGTTCAACGCGCGCGATCATTGTGCTTGCGGTTGGTATTCAGATAGGTGTCGCTATTGTGGCTGCTGGCATTGTTGATGCGCAGTTTTTCAAGACGCGCAATATCACGCCGGGTGCCCTGAAGTTCAAGAACAGTCCCTTCGCAGATTTCAAGCTCGCTCTCATGATCGGAGCCGGCGCTGCTGTTCTGTGCAGCCTGCTCCCGATGCTTCGTTCATGGTCGCTGCGGGGAGTAGTGGTGGGGATTGCGTTCCTGTGCTCGGTTGGACTGTTGACACTGCGATGGGACACGCCGCTTGAAACGTTCCAGTATCGTCAGCAGCAAGCTCAAGGTACGGTTCAGGCAACATACACCCTCATTCCGTTCTCACCAGGTCAGACGAGCACACGATGGTTCAATCAACCTCCAATGACGGACATCGCGACAGTAGAGGGTGAGACCTACAGACCGGAGATGGGCAACGCGACATTCCTGCTCGGCACCGATGTGCTTGGCGCGGATGTGCTGACGCAGTTGCTTCATGCGTCGAGACTGTCAATCTCTATCGGTCTGGTCTCGACTGGTCTGGCGCTCATGATTGGTATCACAATGGGTGCGTTGATGGGGTACTTTGGCGGCGGAGTGGACATGCTGCTCTTCCGTGTGCTTGAGGTGTTCATGTCCGTTCCGGTACTGTTTCTGCTGATTGTTGCAGCTGGTGTGCTACCGCAGGAACTGCGTTCTACTTACGTTATGATGGCGATCATCGGCTGCTTCACGTGGACCGGTGCAGCTCGATTTACGCGCGCCGAGTTCATGAAGCTGCGCAATCAGGACTTTGTCCAGTCGGCAAAGGCTGTGGGGCTTCCGTTGCGTGCGATCATGTTTAAACACATGCTGCCGAACGGCGTGACTCCCGTGCTGGTGGAAGCATCGTTCATGATCGCAAGCGCGATCCTGATTGAGGCGATTCTGAGCTTTCTCGGGCTTGGGCCGGTCGGCCAGCCGAGTTGGGGGAAACTACTGAACAACGCAACCGGCGAAGCAGGCGATTTCCTCTGGTGGCTCGCCATTTTTCCGGGTGGAGCGATCTTCTTTACTGTGCTGAGCTACAACCTGATCGGCGAGGCACTTCGTGACGCAATCGATCCAAAGTTGCGTAAGGCGCGTGTCTGA
- a CDS encoding tryptophan 2,3-dioxygenase, with protein sequence MSQREIESSIHTDLENRMTYWGYLQLDRVLSAQNPLSNPTHHDETLFIIQHQTSELWMKLIIHELAAAIEHIRNDRLEPCFKILARVKQIQLQLTNQWTVLTTMTPSEYLEFRHVLGHASGFQSYQYRMIDFMLGNKDHRMMKLFEHDTHVYPKVNHAFTQPSIYDEFLRYLRRRGHDVPDDIINRDVTLRHNTSPEIVRVFTNIYEHYRAHWDAYEMAEKLVDVDEQAALWRFRHVKVVERIIGFKQGTGGSSGVKFLRGVVDHQYFPELWQVRTELKQPHPQQD encoded by the coding sequence ATGTCACAACGCGAGATCGAATCGAGTATCCATACAGATCTTGAGAACAGGATGACCTACTGGGGCTATCTGCAGCTTGATCGTGTGCTCAGCGCACAGAACCCGCTCTCAAACCCCACGCATCATGATGAGACGCTCTTCATTATCCAGCACCAGACAAGCGAACTCTGGATGAAGCTGATTATCCACGAGTTAGCAGCAGCCATAGAGCACATCCGCAACGATCGGCTTGAGCCCTGCTTCAAGATTCTGGCTCGCGTGAAACAGATCCAGCTGCAACTGACTAATCAATGGACGGTGCTGACGACAATGACACCGAGCGAATATCTGGAGTTCCGCCATGTGTTGGGACACGCCAGTGGCTTCCAGTCATATCAGTACCGAATGATCGACTTCATGCTGGGCAACAAGGACCATCGCATGATGAAACTGTTCGAGCATGACACGCATGTCTATCCAAAGGTGAATCACGCGTTTACCCAGCCAAGCATCTACGACGAGTTTCTGAGATATCTTCGTCGTCGTGGGCACGACGTACCCGATGATATCATCAACCGCGACGTGACCCTGCGTCATAACACGTCCCCCGAGATCGTCCGGGTCTTTACAAACATCTACGAACATTATCGCGCGCATTGGGATGCATACGAGATGGCAGAAAAGCTGGTCGACGTTGATGAGCAGGCAGCGCTCTGGCGGTTCAGACATGTCAAGGTTGTCGAGCGGATCATCGGGTTTAAGCAGGGCACCGGCGGGAGCAGCGGCGTGAAGTTCCTTCGAGGCGTCGTCGACCACCAGTATTTTCCAGAGTTGTGGCAGGTACGCACCGAACTCAAGCAGCCACACCCGCAACAGGACTGA
- the atpD gene encoding F0F1 ATP synthase subunit beta: MAATGTITQVIGSTFDAQFPDEALPEIYNAITVKENTSAGALNLTGEVQQHLGGGVVRAVALGSTDGLVRGMKVSDSGSPVSVPVGEKVLGRVFNLLGEPIDNMPQVTDARRMPIHRAPPEFTNLNPNTEILETGIKVIDMLCPFVRGGKIGLFGGAGVGKTVIIQEMIARVAREFGGYSVFCGVGERTREGNDLWREMKEAEFTDENGNQAHVLDKVAMVFGQMNEPPGARLRVALSGLTMAEDFRDTSGKETMMFVDNVFRFTQAGSEVSALLGRMPSAVGYQPTLSTEMGQLQERITSTDKGAVTSVQAIYVPADDLTDPAPATAFAHLDAFVTLSRSIAEKGIYPAVDPLASTSRILDPGIIGERHYAIASRVQKIIQRYKDLQDIIAILGVDELSENDKQIVGRARRIERFLSQPFYVAEVFTGFPGVNSSLDETIDSFERLCDGEGDDLPESAFMYVGTLDDARAKAEKMAKG, from the coding sequence ATGGCAGCGACCGGCACAATTACTCAGGTCATCGGGTCCACATTTGACGCGCAGTTTCCCGATGAGGCGCTGCCCGAGATCTACAACGCTATCACGGTCAAGGAAAACACAAGTGCAGGTGCTTTGAACCTGACAGGAGAGGTGCAGCAGCACCTTGGTGGTGGTGTGGTGCGTGCGGTTGCGCTCGGATCGACCGACGGCCTTGTTCGTGGCATGAAGGTGAGCGATTCCGGCTCACCCGTGTCCGTCCCTGTCGGTGAGAAGGTGCTTGGTCGCGTGTTCAATCTGCTCGGTGAGCCAATCGATAACATGCCACAGGTCACCGATGCACGTCGCATGCCCATCCACCGTGCTCCTCCCGAGTTCACAAACCTCAACCCGAACACCGAAATCCTTGAGACAGGTATCAAGGTCATCGACATGCTCTGCCCGTTCGTTCGAGGCGGCAAGATCGGTCTGTTCGGTGGTGCGGGTGTTGGCAAGACCGTTATCATCCAGGAGATGATCGCACGCGTGGCCCGTGAGTTCGGTGGTTACTCTGTGTTCTGTGGCGTTGGCGAACGCACCCGCGAAGGAAACGACCTCTGGCGTGAAATGAAAGAAGCCGAGTTCACAGATGAAAACGGCAATCAGGCACACGTTCTCGATAAGGTCGCCATGGTGTTCGGTCAGATGAATGAACCGCCCGGAGCCCGTCTCCGTGTCGCTCTGTCTGGCCTGACCATGGCCGAAGACTTCCGCGATACATCCGGCAAGGAAACCATGATGTTCGTGGACAACGTGTTCCGCTTCACGCAGGCGGGTTCCGAGGTGTCCGCGCTGCTCGGCCGTATGCCGTCAGCCGTGGGCTACCAGCCAACGCTCTCGACGGAAATGGGTCAGCTCCAGGAACGCATCACATCAACCGACAAGGGTGCTGTGACCTCCGTCCAGGCGATTTACGTCCCTGCTGACGACCTGACCGACCCGGCTCCCGCGACAGCATTTGCTCACTTGGACGCGTTCGTCACGCTCTCACGAAGCATTGCAGAAAAGGGCATCTACCCTGCGGTGGATCCGCTTGCGTCAACCTCGCGAATCCTCGATCCCGGCATTATCGGCGAACGCCACTACGCGATCGCGTCACGGGTGCAGAAGATCATCCAGCGTTACAAGGATCTACAGGACATCATTGCGATCCTCGGTGTTGACGAACTCTCTGAAAATGACAAGCAGATCGTGGGCCGTGCCCGTCGTATCGAACGCTTCCTGTCGCAGCCATTCTACGTGGCGGAAGTATTCACCGGATTCCCGGGTGTGAACTCAAGTCTTGACGAGACAATCGACTCGTTCGAGCGACTCTGCGATGGTGAAGGCGACGATCTTCCCGAGTCCGCGTTTATGTACGTCGGCACACTCGACGACGCACGCGCCAAGGCAGAGAAGATGGCCAAGGGCTGA
- a CDS encoding ABC transporter ATP-binding protein: MRVDNLAVSFDNGAGPRIQAVDGVRMSIFPRQTLAVVGESGCGKSVTAMSSLQLVPRPPGRFDRGRILFKREDNHEVDLLTLNEPQMREIRGNEIAMIFQEPMTSLNPVYTVGDQIMEAILLHQHVSYDEAKAIAIDVMRDVGIPEPEKRIKAYPHQFSGGMRQRVMIAMALSCKPRLLLADEPTTALDVTIQAQILELIAELKQSRDLAVMLITHDLGVVAENADVVCVMYAGRVVEYAPVFELFDNPMHPYTHGLLASIPKLGARLDRLETIDEVVGDETQFHRLPGAEQGVRPWWPWHQPPQDLARAPGPAGDYVLREATPGHWVGVWRTEAVKDDKSPVPNLSFRASADSRARI; this comes from the coding sequence ATGCGAGTCGATAATCTTGCGGTCTCGTTTGATAATGGTGCCGGACCACGTATTCAGGCGGTTGATGGCGTCCGCATGAGCATCTTTCCGAGGCAGACACTCGCAGTGGTGGGAGAGTCTGGCTGCGGAAAGAGTGTGACCGCGATGAGTTCTCTCCAACTTGTGCCGCGTCCACCGGGCCGATTTGATCGTGGCAGGATTCTCTTCAAGCGCGAAGACAACCACGAGGTCGATCTGCTGACATTGAACGAACCCCAGATGCGGGAGATTCGTGGCAACGAGATCGCGATGATTTTTCAGGAGCCGATGACGAGCCTGAATCCGGTCTACACCGTTGGCGACCAGATCATGGAAGCGATCCTGCTTCATCAGCACGTTTCATACGATGAAGCAAAGGCGATTGCAATCGACGTGATGCGTGATGTGGGCATTCCGGAACCGGAAAAGCGTATCAAGGCGTATCCGCACCAGTTCTCCGGTGGAATGCGCCAGCGTGTCATGATCGCAATGGCGCTCTCGTGCAAGCCACGCCTGCTGCTCGCTGACGAGCCGACCACCGCGCTCGACGTCACAATTCAGGCGCAGATTCTCGAACTCATTGCCGAACTAAAACAATCGCGTGATCTCGCGGTGATGCTTATTACGCACGATCTTGGTGTTGTTGCGGAAAATGCGGATGTTGTGTGTGTGATGTACGCTGGGCGCGTTGTTGAGTACGCTCCCGTCTTTGAGTTGTTTGATAATCCGATGCACCCATACACGCACGGTCTCCTTGCGAGCATCCCGAAGCTTGGAGCTCGTCTGGATCGGCTTGAGACGATCGACGAGGTTGTGGGGGATGAGACGCAGTTCCATCGTTTGCCGGGCGCTGAGCAAGGCGTGCGCCCCTGGTGGCCGTGGCATCAGCCGCCCCAAGACCTCGCGCGGGCACCCGGGCCTGCAGGCGACTACGTGTTGCGCGAGGCGACGCCTGGTCACTGGGTTGGCGTGTGGCGCACGGAAGCAGTGAAAGACGATAAAAGCCCGGTACCAAACCTGTCCTTCCGCGCATCTGCCGATTCACGTGCCAGAATCTGA
- the queG gene encoding tRNA epoxyqueuosine(34) reductase QueG: MSSSEHTTQHDREHLTQRVLEMCIDHGFALAGVSSLEPSEHINFYNNWIDSGKHGAMSYLARNVDLRLHPAYMIENARCAVVVADLYANRQEPSLPLHSGAGRVARYAQGRDYHKVIRKRLHAICDVLREAHTGHEHRAFVDTAPVLERELAQRAGLGWIGKHTLLIHPTLGSRYFLGGFFTTLDLVHTPQRKQIVDHCGSCTRCIDACPTDAITPYALDASRCISYLTIEQRNAIDGSLQAQLNGWLFGCDICMDVCPHNSPMGLGKSQIAPNDAYQSSRQSFDPFVVLAWSESDRVSALAGSSMTRASLGMLKRNAMLILATDQTTDRAKFVKTLQQLAASEDEPELTRQTAQHLLSHAG; this comes from the coding sequence ATGTCATCCAGCGAGCACACCACACAGCATGATCGCGAGCATCTGACGCAGCGTGTGCTCGAAATGTGTATTGACCACGGCTTTGCGCTCGCGGGTGTGAGTTCGCTTGAGCCGTCAGAGCACATCAATTTCTACAACAACTGGATCGATAGTGGCAAGCACGGCGCAATGTCATATCTTGCCCGAAACGTCGATCTGCGTCTGCATCCGGCATACATGATTGAGAACGCACGATGCGCTGTGGTTGTGGCGGATCTGTACGCAAACAGGCAGGAACCATCGCTGCCCTTGCATTCTGGTGCTGGCAGGGTTGCGCGGTACGCACAGGGACGGGACTACCACAAGGTTATCAGAAAGCGTTTGCATGCGATCTGCGATGTATTGCGAGAGGCGCATACAGGGCATGAGCATCGGGCGTTTGTGGACACCGCGCCGGTGCTGGAACGCGAACTGGCGCAGCGGGCGGGGCTCGGATGGATCGGCAAGCACACCCTGCTCATTCATCCGACACTGGGCAGCCGCTACTTTCTTGGTGGATTCTTCACCACACTCGACCTTGTACACACACCACAGCGAAAGCAGATTGTCGACCATTGCGGATCGTGCACACGATGTATCGACGCGTGCCCGACCGATGCCATCACGCCGTACGCGCTCGACGCGAGCAGATGCATCTCGTATCTGACAATCGAGCAGCGAAATGCAATCGATGGGAGTTTGCAGGCGCAGCTCAATGGCTGGTTGTTTGGATGCGATATCTGCATGGATGTGTGCCCGCACAACTCGCCGATGGGCTTGGGAAAATCGCAGATCGCGCCGAACGATGCGTACCAGTCAAGTCGCCAGTCATTTGATCCATTCGTTGTGCTCGCCTGGTCTGAGTCTGATCGAGTCAGTGCGCTTGCGGGAAGCTCGATGACGCGCGCAAGCCTTGGCATGCTCAAACGGAATGCGATGCTGATTCTCGCTACAGATCAGACGACAGATAGAGCGAAGTTTGTGAAGACATTACAACAACTCGCAGCGAGCGAGGATGAGCCCGAACTCACACGCCAGACAGCTCAACACTTGCTCTCACACGCTGGTTGA
- a CDS encoding PilZ domain-containing protein, translating to MGYLSQIRAGLHEVGPKDEAPDDRRITGRLHIGELGSSLGEVINLSCGGMLVERQGKSGMKPGKKLMVTLVGPVGLVQVPAEVVRLERSGFMRWRIAVKFIDVDDDLRHKLGEVARSSLRQH from the coding sequence GTGGGTTACTTGTCACAAATTCGAGCCGGCCTGCACGAGGTAGGCCCCAAGGATGAAGCACCTGACGATCGTCGGATCACGGGTCGCCTGCACATTGGTGAGCTAGGCAGTTCGCTTGGCGAGGTGATCAACCTGTCCTGTGGTGGCATGTTGGTAGAGCGTCAGGGTAAATCGGGGATGAAACCCGGCAAGAAGCTCATGGTGACACTGGTCGGGCCCGTAGGGTTGGTACAGGTTCCAGCTGAGGTGGTACGCCTTGAGCGATCCGGATTTATGCGATGGCGGATCGCAGTGAAGTTTATAGATGTCGACGATGACCTTCGTCACAAGCTGGGCGAGGTGGCCCGTTCGTCACTCCGTCAGCACTGA
- a CDS encoding sugar phosphate isomerase/epimerase — protein sequence MPKLAFSTLACPEWKIDHVIRAAVASGYQGVELRTAGYGMSDIMSDPAQSATGKVFEAAQSRGVTIASIATNLTFDQPINPPVVGTVIGDQEKTVRQAKRMIDLASSLECPLVRVFGFHRSGGESLAKTTKRICNRLAKVVDHADKTGVRVSIENGGDYITASSLMDILDTIQSPLLCASYSAAVALRGGESPDAGVTMLGNRLAMLKVREVDHNAPVMPDFSMGQWNAAITGLPANAWIVVEHDSTHFATDKGAVERVLTDAATSIRRALHAGSAMSA from the coding sequence ATGCCGAAACTCGCCTTTTCAACTCTTGCTTGCCCCGAATGGAAGATCGACCACGTGATACGTGCTGCTGTCGCATCCGGATATCAGGGTGTCGAACTTCGCACCGCTGGCTATGGCATGTCAGACATCATGTCCGATCCTGCCCAGTCTGCAACAGGCAAGGTGTTTGAAGCAGCGCAATCACGGGGCGTGACGATTGCTTCAATCGCAACCAATCTCACATTTGATCAGCCAATCAATCCGCCGGTGGTTGGGACTGTGATTGGCGATCAGGAGAAGACGGTTCGCCAGGCGAAGCGGATGATCGATCTTGCGTCATCGCTCGAGTGCCCACTTGTGCGTGTGTTTGGTTTCCATCGTTCCGGTGGTGAGTCGCTGGCGAAAACCACTAAGCGCATCTGCAATCGTCTTGCAAAGGTCGTAGATCACGCCGACAAAACGGGTGTGCGTGTCTCGATCGAGAACGGTGGCGACTACATCACCGCATCATCGCTGATGGACATCCTCGACACGATCCAGAGCCCGCTCCTCTGCGCCTCGTATTCCGCAGCGGTTGCGTTGCGGGGTGGCGAATCGCCGGATGCGGGTGTGACCATGCTCGGCAATAGGCTTGCAATGCTGAAAGTGCGCGAGGTTGATCACAACGCGCCTGTCATGCCGGATTTCTCGATGGGCCAGTGGAATGCCGCGATCACCGGACTGCCAGCAAATGCGTGGATTGTTGTTGAGCATGATTCCACGCACTTTGCAACGGATAAGGGCGCAGTTGAGCGTGTGCTGACAGATGCAGCAACGTCGATTCGTCGAGCGCTCCACGCGGGCAGCGCCATGTCGGCGTAA
- a CDS encoding glycosyltransferase, with protein MQTILLTDRDMALRERALLRRLQIGLADEGVDVIHVAPASAVARVPQGMFARLVPYDDRPSLFRSVSQAMLAEQIRPMVHDEAKLIVHVFGLELLPVGFFLAEHFNCAIAIEVNSAAFVQRVAASHATVMSTDSVALLTPDPALQRRLIARLASSRKPDIASRCVPWGVLCPSEIHPIFQEQRTPTLLVGGSGQQRQAYVALIEACAAVAADGADFLVLIDADAAGHASVGPVIARLGLTDRVSQVPNIDADRLPALQADALIVPEAVGEHRSIMLDAMASGVLVLAHEDPLVGMLRDGQTSLCVRHDSTNAWRILLAEILANPERARATARSAREYVAQEHKASTHTAGVLDTYEWLTSSGSLKMDTSA; from the coding sequence GTGCAAACTATACTGCTCACCGATCGTGATATGGCGCTTCGAGAGCGTGCGCTCCTTCGTCGGCTGCAGATTGGACTTGCTGACGAAGGTGTTGACGTGATTCATGTTGCTCCTGCATCAGCGGTGGCCCGTGTGCCGCAGGGCATGTTCGCCCGATTGGTTCCATATGACGATCGCCCCTCGCTGTTCCGCTCGGTCAGCCAGGCGATGCTTGCAGAGCAGATCAGGCCGATGGTCCACGATGAAGCAAAGCTCATCGTGCATGTGTTTGGCCTTGAGTTGCTTCCTGTCGGTTTCTTTCTTGCTGAACACTTCAACTGCGCTATTGCGATAGAAGTCAACAGTGCTGCGTTCGTTCAGCGGGTTGCAGCATCGCACGCAACGGTGATGTCAACCGATTCAGTTGCACTATTGACACCAGATCCAGCGTTGCAGCGAAGACTCATTGCGCGGCTTGCATCATCTCGAAAGCCGGACATCGCATCGCGATGTGTGCCGTGGGGTGTCCTTTGCCCATCGGAGATCCATCCGATCTTTCAAGAGCAGCGGACGCCGACACTACTTGTTGGCGGTTCAGGTCAGCAGCGTCAAGCCTATGTTGCGTTGATTGAAGCGTGCGCTGCAGTCGCGGCAGACGGTGCTGATTTTCTGGTGCTGATCGACGCGGATGCAGCGGGGCACGCCTCGGTTGGTCCGGTGATCGCAAGGCTGGGGCTGACCGATCGAGTCAGCCAGGTCCCAAATATTGACGCAGACCGGCTTCCTGCATTGCAGGCTGATGCACTGATCGTGCCGGAAGCGGTCGGCGAGCATCGCTCGATCATGCTTGATGCGATGGCAAGCGGTGTGCTCGTACTTGCGCATGAAGATCCCCTTGTTGGCATGCTTCGTGACGGCCAAACATCGCTTTGTGTGCGCCATGATTCAACAAATGCGTGGCGCATCCTGCTTGCTGAGATCCTAGCGAATCCTGAGCGTGCGCGAGCAACTGCGCGAAGCGCTCGTGAGTATGTTGCACAGGAGCACAAAGCAAGCACACATACAGCAGGTGTTCTTGACACCTATGAGTGGCTGACATCGTCTGGCTCACTCAAGATGGATACAAGCGCGTAG